The Gossypium hirsutum isolate 1008001.06 chromosome D07, Gossypium_hirsutum_v2.1, whole genome shotgun sequence genome includes the window taaaatacccttagcataaatttgttttggtaaattattattgttattgttatttaaattttaataagattattaatatcaataataaataatttaatcatatttaaacataattattactaaatatattataattaaaatatataatttaataaatttccttaataatcaatattcttatatgaatttactcaaatcataatatatgatactataaaatataaattaacataattattattaaatatattataattaaaatatataatttaataaaattcttaataatcaatattcttatatgaatttactcaaatcataatatatgatactataaaatataaattaacataattattattaaatatattataattaaaatatataatttaataaaattcttaataattaatattcttatatgaatttactcaaatcataatatatgatactataaaagataatttgacataattattattaaacatattttaattaaaatatataatttaataaaattcttaataattaatattcttatatgaatttactcaaatcataatatatgatactataaaagataatttgaaataattaaattaaatatattttaattaaaatatatgatttaataaaatttaaaataattataactaataaattttcttatatgaatttgtataatttaaaataattattattatatataatttaataatgatatataatttcataaaattcttaacaataaaatgttcttatatgaatttactaaaatcaaaatataacttgagaattatactctgcataaacataattaacttatattaagaaaatgttagatgaaactgaaattctacatcataatccatatgttgtatagttttacaacatcaaaaagtttgaacattgatttttaatggtcagaaagaaatcttctgacccattccaatcgcgcaacagaaggtaaactaaagaaaacgatcatttgagttggatgatctgaaattttactcaaagctcgataccgctgatcgtcggttaaaccttcaatttcccataaggttgaatataaatttgaagctttctcttccatcttttgatattcttctgacttctgctgaactaccacctcggaggcaatactcctactgatttgatcgccaacggccttgatgttttcggccaataaagtggcagcctcatcaaatgaagaagacatatcacgagcatcagatttcttctttctcagTGGTACTTTTACCATATGATGGCTTCCTTTATAAATTCAATTTCAAGGAACATATGAAATGCATTATTCTCATATTTCTTCTATCATTATTGTGCAAGTTATCTCATCAGAAAGGAATGATATCTATTGATGAAACCTAGTACTCTATACTTCATGGGACATATAAACCGACTATCTACTCAAAATAATTGCTTGGTCTTTAGCCATAAAGGAAGCATAGGAAGATACATCCATCAAAactcaatatttataattacagggtgaatgatgttttaaattgaatttatagaTATGCATAACTTTCATAGGCAGAACAGATACAAAGCTTACACAATTAAGGGCACTAACATGATCAGAATTAGTTTAatgatgttttaaattgaattatacacATGCATAACTTTCATGGTATTAGTTAAAACCAGCATTCGTATGACAGTCAGTCCAACCAAGCTGCAAGTAGATGCCCAAAAAACGGAACAATGACAACACTGATTAACGAAAGAACACATGGTTGAATGTTAGTACTCATCCATCCCAATTTGTAATAAATGTTAAGCTGTTCAGAGCCTGCACATCAGCGGAATAGGTTCattgtgttttaaattttatCGTATTAGTTAAAAGCAGTTCTCATGTGTACATTTTCTTCCATCCAACATGAGTTCTATCAAATGATAGTAAGTCCAACTGAAGTTGATGATCAAAAAACTGAACAACAATGATAGAGGAACGATCATCACACTATAGAAGGTTAGCACTCATTCCATCccaaattgtaataaatattagCTAAAACCACATATAAAAATGGTTGAAATCTCCTATGACCAATAAACACCCAAATATAAACAAGTACATAACGAAACAATTAAAACTACAAATCCATCATCACTTAAACTTCACTAGAATCGAACATCAAAACTAACATCAATGTTACAAAAAGCTTGACTTGAAAAAAAGTGTGGTGAGAAATGTGGTCTAAGAACTTCTAAGTGGTAGATAAAGCTGGTGCAAAGAACTGAAATCTCGaacaatatatatgtttaaaataataaaaagttcaGAGATATTAAGATAATAAAGTCATTTTTATTTACAAGCTTCCAAATTACAAAAACTCCATTTTCTTAGCTTTAAAGTTCGAGCTGCCAAACCAGGATTTCAACCTAAAGGTCGAAACTTTTCGCTGGTTTAGCATTGTGAAACATAGCAATCCTATGCAAACATCAATGCTAAACTGGGGCCGAAAAATATAACCGGAAAAATGCAATCAAATCTCTTATATCAATGTTCCTGCTCCAGCAAAGCAAtcccaaaattatagaaatttatatGCAATAAAAGATCATCAACATCATCAATCCAATAAGCATTAACAAACATATctcccttttttcttctttcctcaATTCGAAATCGAAAACCCATCTATTAAATCAGCAGTCGATTACATAAGCAAAAATAGATCGATACTAAGGAAATCAAAACATCATCGAAAGAAGCCGATCGATCCATAGCCAAATTTACCCACATTTCAACAACGAGGCATCAAATCATCCATCTAAAACAAAACGCACACATATGAACCTCTAAAAATCCCGAATACAATTTACCTGGGCAGGGATCAGTGATGACCATGTTCCTTGGTGTGTTGCTGGTGCTCGAGATGGCGACGCTCATTTGGGAGAGCGACGAAACAATTGCTCAACCAATTGCTCAACCAAAATTAGCAGCAGCACAATGAAAGCAGTGTAATAGGGTAATCATTCAAGATTCATACCTCAAAAGAATCAAAAACCAAACGCCGACGAAAGAAAAAATGAAGCAGTGGATTTCAAACGTGCTGCAACAaatgaaagggaaaaaataaaaaaagagaccGAGAGAGAGAACCAGTAAAGAAATGGGAGGAGAAATGATGAGGACAGAAAAAGGAGAGGGTGGAGGTCGATTTCGAGTAGGGAGGGAGGGTGAAACAGAGACTTAGGAAGGGAAGTCGGACGTAATGGGTAATCTTCGATTTGGGAAGGGAATAGAAAAGCAGtgaatttggggattaggtcggtattgtaataggcgcgtaataccaattacagcgaaccaaacgccggaataggTGGGTAATGTAATAGGTGcgtaatcggggcgtaatggattACCTATTACACTGAAACAAACACGCTGTAGGGTTTTGTAGACAATCTCTATTCTTATTGAAAGACCACAACAGCTCAATTAAATCATCAATGATAATCCAAGGCAAGTCAAGATTCAGATCTAGTAAATCCAGTAGTACCCATGATTCATGAAGTCGATGCTCATTCAGTTGGCCAAAGAGTCCTATAAGTTATCTAGTAAAGGAAACGACCACCACTTGACCTTTGTTAACAAACATCAATACCATGAAGAAAACCACTCCTATAAAGAAGAGCTTCCGTACTTTCGACATTTAGTTTTCTTTTTGCGAGAAAAACTACATGAGGAGCTTAAGCTTTCAACAAATCTCGAAATTGTCTAATTGCATGTGGGTTTCCAAGCCCATGATAGTTCAAACTAGTACAATTCATGGCTCCAAGTGGCACTGGTCAACACTGCTCATTGAATCAAAATTTGAACTAGTGACCTCTAAAGATGGCTTAGAAACCTTATCCAAAAGACAATCAATTTCCATTCCAACATGATAATTCAGAGTAAAACAGTGTGTTGAAGAAGTGAATGTTGAAGTGGAAATTTCAAATGGTACTAcacaaaatacaataaaaaaggATAAGGAATTGTTTATGTAGTTTGGTTTACCTAAAGTTAGCATAGTGAGAAAAATCCCTATCTTTAAACCCAACACAACAAGTGATTTAAGTTCTATCACCACTCTAATGTAGTAGCCTCACTTTTGTATTTAAAGACATATATCTCTCACCTCTAAGTTCTTCCCTAAGAACTtaggtaataaacaaaatttttttactcTACTCAAATGCACTTTCAAAGTACGTTCCACTATGAATAGATAAATGCTCTTAATTCtcaattataaaacttatacAAGCCTCTCAAATATATAGAAGTTTGAGACTTACTAACATATTAGAGATCAataaaaattcaatccattttactaagtaattaaaatagcataaacacaatataataataatgaccAATGTAACTTGGACTATTGAATATAAATCATTAATGTTTTCCCCAATCTAACATCGTCGATCTAAGGGATTCGGTAGTATGATCCGATCCTTAATATGTATTTCTCCAAATGGATTGATTTTTATTCATGGgcttaaataatttcatttatcaacattgATCATAATccaaaaattttgtttaaaaaattgcTAACTTTAAATAAGACAAATTGCCTATAGCAGTGATAACCATAGTGGTCCATTGGAGGGCCCACTCATTAGTGGCTTGGAAGAGCAAGCAAAACAGCATGGAGGGCAATCTCTCGGTCTCTTATCTGTTCGATCCTTAATCATTGGTCTATTCCTTATTATTCTATCAATTTTATAGACAATTACTCTTACGctgataattttatctaattcattacaaattaaaattttggattatGTATGAATTAGTCTTATATtcttatttctaaaaaaaaagtattttttttaagaaaatgaaattaatttttttttgatacaatattaaAGATGAGATAAAGTGATAAGATTTGAACTCATGTCAAACGAATGTCTGATAAAAATTGTAACTACTATTtcatacaaagaaaaagaaaaattgataaaaaaacaatttttttaaataagtgtAGCAAAGATAAAATCAGAGAAAAACGAGAAATCAAACTAATTCTCAAACTAATAAACTCGCCCCATACGTTTAATCCTAACGTTTATTAACTCTAATGATACAATCAATATTATTATCAatgtaagaaaaatatataatgagaAGTGGACGAGAAACAAAATAACAACGGTCTACAAGAGAGAAAATTATCCGAGCAAGATAATAAATCGTTTTATTCGAAATTCGACGAGACCATCAAAAAGACAATTATTGAAATTTGGAAAACCATGATATAATTTGACCGATTAGATAGTGTATGGTGAAGGCAAAGGCTATACGGCATTTGTTGTATGTAGGAGTGGAGCATAATCGACAGACTTTTCAGAATCAATAGTAGGTTGAGATAATTGTCCAATTATGTTAACTATTACTatcatttaacattttattttcccAATGTATTCGTTGGAACAAGTTTCGTGATTATTTCTTCACGTTTTAGAAGATTATTAAATGGATAGATATCGGTCACgagttttaaaattattctatAGTTCGATAATTgagtaaagtaaaaaaaaattttgtcatCTCACCTagtataattttgtatttttcatttatttttttattgttaactTTAACTCAAATACTTGTATTATAAATAATTGATTAATCTGGCTAATAAAACCATCAATTCTTtttatattgataaatgttgtaTCTTACAAGTTGTATTCGGGGTTGAAAAAATCAAATAGGAAATTAAACTGATTGAATATTATATTCTTGACTCAAACGATTgaattatttacaaaaaaaaaaagttatattaagAAATTATATTTAAAGGGAAAAACAAGGATGAATATGAATAAGctcaaaagtttaaaaaaatccGGTTTTTCTAATTTCGGATTTTTAATATTCTACCGGTTTTGACCAGTTCTCtaatttcttttattcaatttatataattaaattacaaTATTATCCAATCTGCCACGCCTAGTGTTTGCTGCCCAAGCGAAGGAATTAAACTCGAATTcactcgaaatttttttttaaataaattaagatt containing:
- the LOC121219508 gene encoding uncharacterized protein, encoding MSVAISSTSNTPRNMVITDPCPGSHHMVKVPLRKKKSDARDMSSSFDEAATLLAENIKAVGDQISRSIASEVVVQQKSEEYQKMEEKASNLYSTLWEIEGLTDDQRYRALSKISDHPTQMIVFFSLPSVARLEWVRRFLSDH